In one Burkholderiales bacterium GJ-E10 genomic region, the following are encoded:
- a CDS encoding rubredoxin, producing the protein MTTTVVTRTWMCLICGWIYDEAAGLPDEGIAAGTPWEEIPPNWVCPECGARKEDFEMIEI; encoded by the coding sequence ATGACCACGACCGTCGTAACGCGCACCTGGATGTGTCTGATTTGTGGATGGATCTACGACGAGGCTGCCGGCCTCCCCGACGAGGGGATCGCGGCAGGTACGCCCTGGGAGGAGATTCCGCCGAACTGGGTCTGCCCCGAATGCGGGGCGCGCAAGGAAGATTTCGAGATGATCGAGATCTGA
- a CDS encoding response regulator receiver protein, which translates to MEPVDIRGRKVMVIDDSNTIRRSAEIFLTQAGCQVILAQNGFEALSKIHDHDPDIVFCDILMPRLDGYQTCALIKRSPRYHDTPVVMLSSKDGLFDRARGRMVGSVEYLTKPFTKESLLAVVGRHATPSGPAADG; encoded by the coding sequence ATGGAACCCGTCGACATCCGCGGCCGGAAGGTGATGGTGATCGACGACTCGAACACCATCCGCCGCAGCGCCGAGATCTTTCTTACGCAAGCCGGGTGCCAGGTCATCCTGGCGCAGAACGGATTCGAGGCGCTGTCGAAGATCCACGACCATGATCCCGACATCGTCTTTTGCGACATCCTCATGCCGCGGCTGGACGGCTATCAGACCTGCGCGCTCATCAAGCGCAGCCCGCGCTACCACGACACGCCCGTCGTCATGCTCTCCTCGAAGGATGGGCTGTTCGACCGGGCACGCGGGCGCATGGTCGGGTCGGTGGAATACCTGACCAAGCCGTTCACCAAGGAAAGCCTGCTGGCGGTCGTGGGCCGGCACGCGACCCCTTCCGGACCGGCGGCGGATGGCTGA
- a CDS encoding twitching motility two-component response regulator transcription regulator protein, producing the protein MTIQKILVVDDSPTERYFLNELLTKHGYAVTTAENAEDAMARISTFMPDLILMDVVMPGLNGFQFTRNLAKDPATQNIPIIMCTSKNQQTDRIWGLRQGARDYVTKPVKAEELLGKIAALG; encoded by the coding sequence ATGACGATCCAGAAAATCCTGGTCGTGGACGACTCGCCCACCGAACGGTATTTCCTCAACGAGCTGCTCACCAAGCACGGCTATGCGGTCACGACGGCGGAAAACGCCGAGGATGCGATGGCCCGCATTTCGACGTTCATGCCGGACCTGATCCTGATGGACGTGGTGATGCCCGGCCTCAACGGGTTCCAGTTCACGCGCAACCTCGCGAAGGATCCTGCGACGCAGAACATCCCGATCATCATGTGCACGAGCAAGAACCAGCAGACCGACCGGATCTGGGGCCTGCGGCAGGGCGCGCGCGACTATGTGACCAAGCCGGTGAAGGCCGAGGAGCTGCTCGGCAAGATCGCGGCCCTGGGGTGA
- a CDS encoding PilI twitching motility protein: MIGADAVSQTQTPSSADEHRKLAIRIGADAFLLDMLGAGEIVAAPAVTPVPWTRPWFRGLTNVRGRLIGVIDLQHLGGGAPLAADQAGQLVVLNPGLRYNVGLLATRAFGLRGGNDLTGREDLHDDARPWEIAAWRDADGMRLVEIDLQRLMDWDAFVNIGI; the protein is encoded by the coding sequence GTGATCGGAGCGGACGCGGTGTCGCAGACGCAGACCCCCTCCTCGGCGGACGAGCATCGGAAGCTGGCGATCCGCATCGGCGCCGACGCCTTCCTGCTCGACATGCTCGGCGCCGGAGAGATCGTCGCCGCTCCGGCCGTCACGCCCGTACCCTGGACCCGGCCGTGGTTCCGCGGCCTCACCAACGTGCGCGGGCGGCTGATCGGCGTGATCGACCTGCAGCATCTCGGCGGCGGAGCGCCGCTCGCGGCCGACCAGGCGGGACAGCTCGTCGTTCTCAATCCCGGCCTGCGATACAACGTCGGGCTGCTGGCCACCCGCGCGTTCGGCCTGCGCGGCGGCAACGACCTGACGGGCCGGGAGGATCTGCACGACGACGCCCGGCCGTGGGAAATTGCCGCTTGGCGCGACGCCGACGGGATGCGCCTGGTCGAGATCGATCTGCAACGGCTGATGGATTGGGACGCGTTCGTCAACATCGGTATTTGA
- a CDS encoding twitching motility transmembrane protein, whose product MALDFGFLRGRKGRTDDIAATLRIDPPTAVDATIVDTSASAAQSDEDRHAATPASPQTKTQDATAQRGTARRKVQALAVAGPLCLLIAAGFVWMGVRNAASDARQIALLGDVLMYTQRLAKDAPLAVAGEPDAIDELTESRDQVNTDLRLLRAGDPANGMDPATAKVALFLKTLMDRWQTTYGAASAIIANRPILVDYGVAVRNALNNGLPTPAPRFPDAVQQARNAQILIVGEAEPLRLEAVDLGKRIVAQEQRNGRYYGPAALLTVAALAIAAWIVRVLLRDLRRRAEESEAGRLEAQRLEAEAKAQNERNQAAILRLMNELQEVADGDLTVTATVTEEITGAIADSVNYTVEELRDLVGRINATAEQVSTASAESRDIATRLLAATEMQRNEIRETGERVLDMTQRIAEVSTSAGDSADVARASLDAAERGQRAVYNQISSMNEIREQIQETSKRIKRLGESSQEIGEIVELISDITEQTNVLALNAAIQAASAGEAGRGFSVVAEEVQRLADRSAEAAKQIGALIRAIQGDTQDAIMAMEKSTQGVVEGTRLSDAAGTTLAEIGRVSRQLTELIERIAHATADQAKSADDISQVIAHILAITEQTTDGTRHTADSVGQLTNLARDLKSSVARFRVA is encoded by the coding sequence GTGGCGCTCGATTTCGGTTTTCTCCGGGGCAGGAAAGGCCGCACGGATGACATCGCCGCAACGCTACGCATCGATCCGCCCACCGCGGTCGATGCAACCATCGTCGATACGTCCGCGAGCGCCGCGCAGTCCGACGAAGACCGGCACGCCGCTACGCCGGCGAGTCCGCAAACCAAGACGCAGGACGCCACCGCGCAACGGGGCACGGCCCGGCGCAAGGTGCAGGCACTTGCCGTCGCGGGGCCGCTCTGCCTCCTGATCGCCGCCGGGTTCGTATGGATGGGGGTGCGCAACGCCGCCTCGGATGCCCGGCAGATCGCCCTGCTCGGCGACGTGCTCATGTACACCCAGCGTCTCGCGAAAGATGCGCCGCTGGCGGTGGCGGGCGAGCCCGACGCGATCGACGAGCTTACGGAAAGCCGCGATCAGGTCAACACCGACCTGCGTCTGCTGCGGGCGGGCGACCCCGCCAACGGCATGGATCCGGCCACCGCCAAGGTCGCGCTGTTCCTGAAGACCTTGATGGACCGCTGGCAAACCACCTATGGCGCGGCGAGCGCGATCATCGCCAATCGCCCGATCCTGGTCGATTACGGCGTCGCCGTGCGCAATGCGCTGAACAACGGCCTGCCGACGCCTGCGCCGCGATTTCCGGACGCCGTGCAGCAGGCGCGCAACGCCCAGATCCTGATCGTCGGCGAAGCCGAGCCGCTGCGCCTGGAGGCCGTGGACCTCGGCAAGCGCATCGTCGCGCAGGAACAGCGCAACGGGCGTTATTACGGCCCTGCTGCGCTGCTGACCGTGGCAGCGCTGGCAATCGCGGCATGGATCGTGCGCGTCCTGCTGCGTGACCTCCGCCGCCGTGCCGAGGAATCGGAAGCCGGGCGGCTCGAAGCGCAACGGCTGGAAGCCGAGGCAAAGGCGCAGAACGAGCGTAACCAGGCCGCCATCCTGCGCCTAATGAACGAACTGCAGGAAGTCGCCGACGGCGATCTCACCGTCACCGCGACCGTGACCGAGGAAATCACCGGTGCGATCGCCGACTCGGTCAACTACACGGTGGAAGAACTGCGCGACCTCGTCGGCCGGATCAATGCGACCGCCGAGCAGGTGAGCACCGCGTCGGCGGAGTCGCGCGACATCGCGACGCGCCTGCTCGCCGCCACGGAGATGCAGCGCAACGAGATCCGGGAAACCGGCGAACGGGTGCTGGACATGACCCAGCGCATCGCCGAGGTGTCGACCAGCGCCGGCGATTCGGCGGATGTGGCGCGCGCCTCGCTCGATGCCGCCGAACGCGGCCAGCGCGCGGTGTACAACCAGATTTCGAGCATGAACGAGATCCGCGAGCAGATTCAGGAAACGTCCAAACGCATCAAGCGGCTGGGCGAGTCCTCGCAGGAGATCGGGGAGATCGTCGAGCTCATTTCGGACATCACCGAACAGACCAACGTCCTCGCGCTCAACGCGGCGATCCAGGCCGCATCGGCCGGCGAGGCCGGGCGCGGGTTCTCGGTCGTGGCCGAGGAGGTGCAGCGGCTCGCCGACCGCTCCGCGGAAGCGGCGAAGCAGATCGGCGCGCTGATCCGCGCGATCCAGGGAGACACCCAGGACGCCATCATGGCGATGGAGAAGAGCACCCAGGGCGTGGTCGAGGGCACGCGGCTTTCCGACGCCGCCGGCACCACGCTGGCGGAGATCGGACGGGTGTCGCGGCAGCTCACCGAACTCATCGAGCGCATCGCGCATGCGACGGCGGATCAGGCGAAATCGGCCGACGACATCTCGCAGGTGATCGCGCACATCCTGGCCATCACCGAACAGACGACCGACGGCACGCGGCACACCGCCGACTCGGTCGGACAGCTGACCAACCTCGCGCGCGACCTCAAGTCCTCGGTCGCGCGCTTCCGCGTCGCGTGA